Proteins encoded within one genomic window of Mycolicibacterium aubagnense:
- a CDS encoding MFS transporter, with protein MAGGNNRHVAIAAGSLAVLLGALDTYVVVTIMTDMMKDPPDGIGIPINKIQQVTPVVTWYLLGYIAAMPLLGRASDRFGRKLVLQASLALFAVGSIVTAMAGMFAPANDMIEPLIQLIIGRTIQGVASGALLPVTLALAADLWAARNRAGVLGGIGAAQELGSVLGPLYGVGVVWLLNDWRDVFWINVPLTIAAMVMIHYSLPSRVETETPEKIDVLGGVLLAVALGLATWGLYNPNPDGKQVLPENGPPLLIAAAVAAVAFFAWEKIARTKLIDPVGVHFRPFLAGLASSLCAGAALMVTLVNVELFSRGVLGIDQAHAVFKLAWFLGALPVGALVGGWIATRVGDRIVAFAGLLIAAAAYLLVSHWDMNVLEATHDLVVVALPKLPTDLIIAGLGLGLVIGPLTSATLRVVPTAQHGIASAAVVVSRMIGMLIGMAALSAYGLYKVQQALAAMPPVKGVDLADAAEQIARNTRAAYTMQYSSIFLITAVVCVVGAVAGLLIAGRHEQADEPETAPEVNPAPVA; from the coding sequence ATGGCCGGGGGCAACAACCGCCACGTCGCCATCGCCGCGGGTAGCCTCGCGGTCCTGCTCGGCGCGCTCGACACCTATGTCGTCGTGACGATCATGACCGACATGATGAAGGACCCGCCGGACGGGATCGGCATCCCGATCAACAAGATCCAGCAGGTCACGCCGGTGGTCACCTGGTACCTGCTGGGCTATATAGCGGCGATGCCGCTGCTGGGCCGGGCCTCGGACCGGTTCGGCCGCAAACTGGTGCTGCAGGCCAGCCTGGCGCTGTTCGCGGTGGGTTCGATCGTTACGGCGATGGCCGGCATGTTCGCTCCGGCGAACGACATGATCGAGCCGCTGATCCAGCTGATCATCGGCCGGACCATCCAGGGGGTCGCCAGCGGCGCGCTCCTGCCGGTGACGCTGGCACTGGCCGCCGATCTGTGGGCGGCGCGCAACCGCGCCGGGGTGCTCGGGGGTATCGGTGCCGCGCAGGAGCTGGGCAGCGTGCTCGGCCCGCTGTACGGCGTCGGTGTGGTGTGGCTGCTGAACGACTGGCGCGATGTTTTCTGGATCAACGTGCCGCTGACCATTGCGGCCATGGTGATGATCCATTACAGCCTGCCCTCGCGCGTCGAGACCGAGACGCCGGAGAAGATCGACGTGCTGGGCGGCGTCTTGCTGGCCGTCGCGCTCGGGCTCGCGACCTGGGGTCTGTACAACCCCAACCCGGACGGCAAGCAGGTGTTGCCGGAAAACGGTCCACCGTTGCTGATCGCCGCGGCAGTGGCGGCGGTCGCGTTCTTCGCCTGGGAGAAGATCGCCCGCACCAAGCTGATCGATCCGGTAGGCGTGCACTTCCGGCCGTTCCTGGCCGGTCTGGCGTCATCGCTGTGTGCGGGCGCGGCACTGATGGTCACGCTGGTGAACGTCGAGTTGTTCAGCCGCGGCGTGCTCGGCATCGACCAGGCCCACGCGGTCTTCAAGCTGGCGTGGTTCCTGGGTGCGCTGCCGGTCGGCGCCCTGGTCGGTGGGTGGATCGCCACCCGCGTGGGCGACCGCATCGTGGCGTTCGCCGGCCTGCTCATCGCGGCCGCCGCGTATCTGCTGGTGTCGCACTGGGACATGAACGTGCTGGAGGCCACTCACGACCTCGTGGTCGTCGCGCTGCCGAAGCTGCCGACCGACCTGATCATCGCCGGCCTGGGGCTGGGTCTGGTCATCGGTCCGCTGACCTCGGCGACCCTGCGGGTGGTGCCGACGGCCCAGCACGGCATCGCCTCGGCCGCCGTCGTGGTGTCCCGGATGATCGGCATGCTGATCGGCATGGCGGCCCTGTCCGCATACGGCCTGTACAAGGTTCAGCAGGCGCTGGCTGCGATGCCACCGGTGAAAGGCGTCGACCTCGCCGACGCTGCGGAGCAGATCGCGCGGAACACCAGGGCCGCGTACACCATGCAGTACAGCTCGATCTTCCTGATCACCGCCGTTGTCTGCGTGGTGGGTGCAGTGGCGGGTCTGCTGATCGCCGGCCGCCACGAGCAGGCCGACGAACCGGAGACCGCTCCGGAGGTCAATCCGGCGCCGGTGGCTTAG
- the rpe gene encoding ribulose-phosphate 3-epimerase, translated as MAGPSPVAPLAHAPLIAPSILSADFARLADETAAVAGADWLHVDVMDNHFVPNLTLGLPVVESLLKVTDIPMDCHLMIDDPKRWAPSYAEAGAYNVTFHAEATDDPISVARDIRAAGAKAGLSVKPGTPIEPYLEILRDFDTLLVMSVEPGFGGQKFIAEVLPKVALVRNLVDAGELTLVVEIDGGINDETIEAAAAAGVDCFVAGSAVYNTADPGAAVAALRRQAAAASPHLVL; from the coding sequence ATGGCAGGTCCATCTCCCGTCGCTCCGCTCGCCCATGCCCCACTGATCGCCCCGTCCATCCTTTCGGCCGACTTCGCCCGGCTCGCCGACGAGACCGCGGCGGTCGCGGGCGCCGACTGGCTGCATGTCGACGTCATGGACAACCATTTCGTCCCGAACCTGACGCTGGGCCTGCCGGTCGTCGAGAGCCTGTTGAAGGTCACCGACATCCCGATGGACTGCCATCTGATGATCGACGACCCGAAGCGCTGGGCCCCGTCGTACGCCGAGGCCGGTGCCTACAACGTGACGTTCCACGCTGAGGCGACCGACGACCCGATCTCCGTCGCCCGCGACATCCGCGCGGCCGGTGCCAAGGCGGGCCTGTCCGTCAAGCCCGGCACCCCGATCGAGCCGTACCTGGAAATCCTGCGGGACTTCGACACCTTGCTGGTGATGTCGGTGGAGCCCGGCTTCGGCGGCCAGAAATTCATCGCCGAGGTGCTGCCGAAAGTGGCCCTGGTCCGTAACCTCGTCGATGCCGGTGAGCTGACCCTGGTCGTCGAGATCGACGGCGGCATCAACGACGAGACCATCGAGGCGGCCGCCGCGGCCGGCGTCGACTGCTTCGTCGCGGGTTCTGCGGTCTACAACACAGCCGATCCGGGTGCCGCGGTGGCGGCCCTGCGGCGCCAGGCCGCGGCTGCCTCACCGCACTTGGTGCTGTGA
- the ribH gene encoding 6,7-dimethyl-8-ribityllumazine synthase: MSGTGVPEMPALDASGIKLAIVASTWHTTVCDALLDGARRVATASGIAEPTVIRVLGAIEIPVVAQELAKTHDAVIALGVVIRGGTPHFDYVCDAVTQGLTRVSLDESTPVANGVLTVNTEEQAIDRAGLPGSAEDKGEQAASAALATALTLRDLRR; this comes from the coding sequence ATGAGCGGGACCGGCGTTCCGGAGATGCCTGCGCTCGACGCGTCCGGAATCAAGCTGGCCATCGTGGCCAGCACCTGGCACACCACCGTCTGTGACGCGCTGCTGGACGGCGCGCGCCGGGTGGCCACTGCCTCGGGCATTGCCGAACCGACCGTGATCCGGGTGCTCGGTGCCATCGAAATCCCGGTGGTGGCACAGGAATTGGCCAAGACACACGACGCGGTGATCGCGCTCGGCGTGGTGATCCGGGGTGGCACACCGCATTTCGACTACGTGTGTGACGCCGTCACGCAGGGCCTGACCCGGGTGTCGCTCGACGAGTCGACTCCGGTCGCCAACGGCGTGCTGACGGTCAACACCGAAGAGCAGGCCATCGATCGCGCCGGCTTGCCCGGTTCGGCGGAAGACAAGGGCGAGCAGGCCGCGTCCGCGGCCCTGGCCACCGCGCTCACCCTGCGCGACCTGCGCCGATGA
- a CDS encoding bifunctional 3,4-dihydroxy-2-butanone-4-phosphate synthase/GTP cyclohydrolase II, with protein MTRLDSVERAIADIAAGKAVVVIDDEDRENEGDLIFAAEKATPELVAFMVRYTSGYLCVPLDGAICDRLGLLPMYAVNQDKHGTAYTVTVDVKKGVGTGISASDRAKTMQALADPDAVADDFSKPGHVVPLRAKDGGVLRRPGHTEAAVDLARLAGLQPAGAICEIVSQKDEGAMAQTDELRVFADDHDLALISIADLIEWRRKHEKHIERVAEARIPTRHGEFRAVGYTSMYEDVEHVALVRGDVSPENGDDVLVRVHSECLTGDVFGSRRCDCGPQLDAAMEMVANEGRGVVLYMRGHEGRGIGLLHKLQAYQLQDAGADTVDANLELGLPADARDYGIGAQILVDLGIRSMRLLTNNPAKRVGLDGYGLHIIERVPLPIGPNADNIRYLMTKRDRMGHDLIGLDDFAGDATDGDRI; from the coding sequence ATGACGAGGCTTGATTCCGTCGAGCGGGCGATTGCCGATATCGCGGCGGGCAAGGCTGTCGTCGTCATTGACGACGAAGATCGCGAGAACGAAGGCGATCTGATCTTCGCCGCGGAGAAGGCGACGCCGGAGCTGGTGGCCTTCATGGTCCGCTACACCTCGGGCTACCTGTGTGTGCCGCTCGACGGCGCCATCTGCGACCGCCTCGGCCTGCTGCCGATGTACGCCGTGAACCAGGACAAGCACGGCACCGCCTACACCGTCACCGTTGACGTGAAAAAGGGTGTGGGAACCGGCATTTCGGCATCAGACCGGGCCAAGACCATGCAGGCGCTGGCCGACCCGGACGCTGTCGCGGACGACTTCTCCAAGCCGGGACACGTAGTTCCGTTGCGCGCGAAGGACGGTGGCGTGCTGCGCCGTCCCGGTCACACCGAGGCCGCGGTCGATCTGGCCCGCCTGGCCGGATTGCAGCCCGCCGGCGCGATCTGCGAGATCGTCAGCCAGAAGGACGAGGGCGCCATGGCCCAGACCGACGAGCTGCGCGTCTTCGCCGACGACCACGACCTGGCGCTGATCTCCATCGCCGACCTCATCGAGTGGCGCCGCAAGCACGAGAAGCACATCGAGCGGGTGGCCGAGGCCCGGATTCCGACCCGGCACGGCGAGTTCCGGGCCGTCGGCTACACGAGCATGTACGAGGACGTCGAACACGTGGCCCTGGTACGCGGCGATGTGTCCCCGGAGAACGGTGACGACGTCCTGGTGCGCGTGCACTCCGAGTGCCTGACCGGTGACGTGTTCGGTTCGCGGCGCTGCGACTGCGGCCCCCAACTTGACGCCGCGATGGAGATGGTGGCCAATGAGGGCCGTGGCGTGGTGCTGTACATGCGTGGGCATGAAGGCCGCGGCATCGGCCTGCTGCACAAACTGCAGGCCTATCAGCTGCAGGATGCCGGCGCCGACACCGTCGACGCCAACCTGGAACTCGGCCTGCCCGCCGATGCCCGGGACTACGGCATCGGTGCCCAGATTCTGGTCGATCTCGGTATCCGGTCGATGCGGCTGCTGACGAACAACCCGGCCAAGCGCGTCGGTCTGGACGGCTACGGCCTGCACATCATCGAGCGGGTGCCACTGCCCATCGGCCCCAATGCCGACAACATCCGGTATCTGATGACCAAGCGGGACCGGATGGGACATGACCTCATCGGACTTGACGATTTCGCCGGTGATGCAACAGACGGAGACCGTATATGA
- a CDS encoding RsmB/NOP family class I SAM-dependent RNA methyltransferase, translating to MKGPSEQNSAGREGRDRGKSGGDRARQGRPNNQARAGGRDRQDRQPGRSQPRPADTERRAPRGPRRKPLDPARQAAFDVLRAVSERDAYANLALPAILRERDITGRDAAFATELTYGTCRCVGLLDAVIESAAGRPTDRIDPVLLDLLRLGAYQLLRTRVDAHAAVDTTVEQAGIEFDSVRAGFVNGVLRTIAGKDEAAWVAELAPSAAADPIGHTAFTHAHPRWVAQAFADALGADAGELDAMLTSDDERPVVHLAARPGVISADELAAAVGGDVGRYSPYAVYLPGGDPGQLDPIRDGMAQVQDEGSQLVARALTEAPLEGNDTRWLDLCSGPGGKTAMLAAIAAQCGAEVTAVEPTEHRADLVERNTSGMGVEVLRVDGRESGLEPGSFDRVLVDAPCTGLGALRRRPEARWRRQPSDVPGLARLQRELLAAAIKLTRPGGVVLYATCSPHLAETIGVIADALRRQPVEAIDARPLFAPADRLGPGPSVQLWPHRHGTDAMFAAALKVV from the coding sequence GTGAAAGGTCCGTCGGAACAGAACAGCGCTGGGCGCGAAGGACGCGACCGCGGCAAGAGCGGCGGCGATCGGGCACGGCAGGGCCGCCCGAACAACCAGGCTCGCGCAGGCGGCCGGGATCGTCAGGACCGGCAGCCGGGCCGGTCGCAGCCCCGGCCGGCGGACACCGAACGTCGGGCCCCCCGCGGCCCGCGCCGCAAGCCGCTCGACCCGGCCCGCCAGGCGGCATTCGATGTCCTGCGCGCGGTGTCCGAGCGCGACGCCTACGCCAACCTGGCGCTGCCGGCGATCCTGCGCGAGCGTGACATCACGGGCCGCGACGCGGCCTTCGCCACCGAGCTGACCTACGGCACCTGCCGCTGCGTCGGACTGCTCGACGCGGTGATCGAGAGTGCCGCCGGCCGGCCCACCGACCGGATCGACCCGGTCCTGCTGGACCTACTGCGGCTCGGCGCCTACCAGTTGCTCCGCACCCGGGTCGACGCCCATGCGGCCGTGGATACCACCGTCGAACAGGCCGGCATCGAATTCGATTCGGTGCGTGCAGGTTTCGTCAACGGCGTGCTGCGCACCATCGCGGGCAAGGATGAGGCCGCCTGGGTGGCCGAACTTGCGCCGTCGGCCGCTGCCGACCCGATCGGCCACACCGCCTTCACCCACGCCCACCCGCGCTGGGTGGCCCAGGCCTTCGCGGACGCGCTCGGAGCCGACGCGGGGGAGCTGGACGCGATGCTCACCAGCGACGACGAACGCCCCGTCGTGCACCTGGCGGCCCGGCCCGGCGTGATCAGCGCCGACGAGTTGGCCGCGGCGGTCGGCGGCGACGTCGGCCGGTACTCGCCGTACGCGGTGTACCTGCCCGGCGGCGACCCCGGCCAGCTGGACCCGATCCGTGACGGGATGGCCCAGGTGCAGGACGAGGGCAGCCAACTGGTGGCCCGCGCCCTGACCGAGGCGCCGCTGGAGGGCAACGACACCCGGTGGCTGGACCTGTGTTCGGGGCCGGGCGGCAAGACCGCGATGCTGGCCGCCATCGCGGCCCAGTGCGGCGCCGAGGTCACTGCTGTCGAACCGACGGAGCACCGGGCGGATCTGGTCGAACGCAACACCTCCGGCATGGGTGTCGAGGTGCTGCGGGTCGACGGCCGCGAATCGGGTCTGGAGCCGGGATCCTTCGACCGGGTCCTGGTCGACGCGCCCTGCACTGGTCTGGGCGCTTTGCGCCGTCGGCCCGAGGCGCGGTGGCGCCGGCAGCCCTCGGACGTGCCGGGGCTGGCCCGGCTGCAGCGTGAATTGCTCGCTGCGGCAATCAAACTCACCCGGCCCGGCGGTGTGGTGCTGTACGCGACCTGCTCGCCGCACCTGGCCGAGACGATCGGCGTGATTGCCGACGCCCTGCGCCGCCAGCCTGTCGAGGCCATCGATGCCCGGCCATTGTTCGCTCCGGCGGACCGGCTCGGGCCCGGACCATCTGTGCAGTTATGGCCACATCGGCATGGCACCGATGCAATGTTCGCGGCCGCGCTCAAAGTAGTCTGA
- a CDS encoding riboflavin synthase, with protein sequence MFTGIVEELGEIVSKDQLADAARFVIRGPLVTTDAGHGDSIAVNGVCLTVVDVLPDGAFSADVMAETLNRSSLAGVEVGGRVNLERAAAINSRLGGHIVQGHVDGVGTVLARTPSEHWEVVRIALPPQLARYVVEKGSITVDGVSLTVSGLGRDEQGDWFEISLIPTTLQLTTLGRAPVGTTVNLEVDVIAKYVERLLTPAQ encoded by the coding sequence ATGTTCACCGGCATTGTCGAAGAGCTCGGCGAGATCGTCAGCAAGGACCAACTGGCCGACGCGGCCCGCTTCGTCATCCGCGGTCCGTTGGTCACCACCGACGCCGGCCACGGTGATTCGATCGCGGTGAACGGTGTCTGCCTGACCGTCGTCGACGTCCTGCCCGACGGCGCGTTCTCCGCCGACGTGATGGCGGAAACCCTCAACCGGTCCAGCCTGGCCGGTGTCGAGGTCGGCGGCCGGGTGAACCTCGAGCGCGCCGCGGCGATCAACAGCCGGCTGGGCGGGCACATCGTGCAGGGTCATGTGGACGGGGTTGGCACGGTCCTCGCGCGCACACCCTCGGAGCACTGGGAGGTCGTGCGCATCGCGCTGCCGCCGCAGCTGGCCCGGTATGTGGTCGAGAAGGGCTCGATCACCGTCGACGGGGTATCGCTGACGGTGTCCGGCCTCGGCCGTGACGAGCAGGGCGACTGGTTCGAGATCTCTCTCATCCCAACGACGTTGCAGCTGACGACGTTGGGCCGCGCCCCGGTGGGCACCACGGTGAACCTGGAAGTCGACGTCATCGCCAAATACGTCGAGCGGTTGCTCACCCCGGCGCAGTAG
- a CDS encoding GNAT family N-acetyltransferase, which produces MTPTGVIRLTEADWRMFAALRLRALADSAGTDDAEYRTEMSFTGTQWRRRLRAHAQFALAQDDRLVGLIAAHRASPRSVYLYSLWTDPTARGRGVARTLLTAAIDWGRELGAHTVTLRVHRDNAAALGVYQDFGFVATADPAESSQNPGPADELTMSLSLS; this is translated from the coding sequence GTGACACCGACAGGGGTGATCCGGCTCACCGAGGCCGACTGGCGGATGTTCGCCGCGCTACGGCTGCGCGCGCTGGCCGATTCCGCGGGGACCGACGACGCCGAATACCGCACCGAGATGAGCTTCACCGGGACGCAATGGCGCCGGCGGCTGCGGGCCCACGCCCAGTTCGCCCTCGCCCAGGACGACCGCCTCGTGGGCCTGATCGCCGCGCATCGGGCCAGCCCCCGGTCGGTGTACCTGTACTCGCTGTGGACCGATCCGACCGCGCGTGGTCGCGGGGTGGCGCGCACCCTGCTGACCGCGGCGATCGACTGGGGACGTGAGCTGGGAGCGCACACCGTGACCCTGCGGGTGCACCGCGACAATGCGGCGGCGCTCGGGGTCTACCAGGACTTCGGTTTCGTCGCCACGGCCGATCCGGCCGAGAGTTCCCAAAACCCTGGTCCGGCAGACGAACTCACGATGTCTTTGTCGTTGAGCTGA
- a CDS encoding GNAT family N-acetyltransferase, protein MVAEVEFLAVPIDAGDGAALVGAMEAEMAELYADVRGGLDLNAPDMPKAGPAELGPPHGVYLAGYRDGRPVCGGGLKRLPDGACEIKRMYVAPEARAQGLARILLRALEDAARGLGYTVARLDTGSRQPYAQRLYEAEGYRPIPNFNGNPVAHYFGEKRLSGDS, encoded by the coding sequence ATGGTTGCTGAGGTCGAATTCCTGGCGGTTCCCATCGATGCCGGTGACGGCGCGGCGCTGGTCGGCGCGATGGAGGCCGAGATGGCGGAACTGTATGCCGACGTCCGCGGCGGGCTCGATCTGAACGCACCGGACATGCCCAAGGCCGGGCCGGCCGAGCTCGGCCCGCCGCACGGCGTCTACCTGGCCGGATACCGCGACGGCCGGCCGGTGTGCGGAGGCGGGCTCAAGCGGCTGCCCGACGGGGCCTGCGAGATCAAGCGGATGTACGTGGCGCCGGAGGCGCGCGCGCAGGGGCTGGCCCGAATCCTGTTGCGGGCCTTGGAGGACGCCGCCCGTGGGCTCGGTTACACGGTTGCCCGGCTCGACACGGGGTCGCGGCAGCCGTATGCCCAGCGGTTGTACGAAGCGGAGGGATACCGGCCGATCCCGAATTTCAACGGCAACCCGGTGGCGCACTACTTCGGCGAGAAGCGGCTTTCGGGGGATAGCTAG
- a CDS encoding PH domain-containing protein: MTKDAGSWDLEVRPQRVRYVAYAAAVVIIAVHVTVGALLKLGATGVIFQTSDQVSMALLGLILAGAVLLPTRTRLRVGPAGIVVRNVLSDKLIPWPDIVGVSFPLGARWARVDLPDDEYVPIMAIQTVDKVRAVDAMDQLRELVAKYRPDLSSTTKTS, translated from the coding sequence ATGACGAAGGACGCCGGCAGCTGGGACCTGGAGGTCCGGCCGCAGCGGGTGAGGTACGTCGCGTACGCGGCGGCCGTCGTCATCATCGCCGTGCACGTCACCGTGGGTGCGCTGCTGAAACTCGGCGCCACCGGGGTGATCTTCCAGACCTCCGACCAGGTGTCCATGGCGCTGCTCGGGCTCATCCTGGCCGGTGCCGTCCTGCTGCCGACGCGGACCCGGCTGCGGGTCGGCCCGGCCGGTATCGTCGTCCGTAACGTCTTGAGCGACAAGCTCATTCCCTGGCCCGACATCGTCGGCGTGTCGTTCCCGCTGGGTGCGCGGTGGGCCCGGGTGGACCTGCCCGACGACGAGTACGTCCCGATCATGGCCATCCAGACCGTCGACAAGGTGCGAGCCGTCGACGCGATGGACCAGCTTCGCGAACTGGTCGCGAAGTACCGCCCGGATCTCAGCTCAACGACAAAGACATCGTGA
- the ribD gene encoding bifunctional diaminohydroxyphosphoribosylaminopyrimidine deaminase/5-amino-6-(5-phosphoribosylamino)uracil reductase RibD, translated as MRMAIGQADAVKGTTYPNPPVGAVILDRDGDVAGVGGTQPAGEAHAEVMALRRAGTRAAGGTAVVTLEPCNHQGRTGPCVDALLDAGVAAVVFAVTDPNPVAAGGAQRLIDAGVTVSSGVLADEVCGGPLREWLHRQRTGRPHVTWKFAASVDGRSAAADGTSQWITGPAARADVHRHRGVADAIVVGTGTVLADDPSLTARLPDGTLAARQPLRVVVGEREISSESNVLNDDSRTMVIRTHDPLEVLQALSDRTDVILEGGPTLAGAFVRAGLVDRILAYLAPMLLGGPITAIDDVGVPTISQARRWRFDGVATVGADVRLSLVPN; from the coding sequence ATGCGGATGGCCATCGGCCAGGCCGACGCGGTCAAAGGCACCACCTACCCGAACCCGCCGGTCGGCGCGGTAATCCTGGACCGCGACGGCGACGTGGCCGGCGTCGGCGGGACCCAGCCGGCGGGGGAGGCGCACGCCGAAGTGATGGCGCTGCGGCGGGCCGGGACCCGTGCTGCGGGCGGCACCGCCGTGGTGACGCTCGAGCCGTGCAATCACCAGGGCCGCACCGGCCCCTGCGTCGATGCGCTGCTGGACGCCGGGGTGGCGGCGGTGGTGTTCGCCGTGACCGACCCGAATCCGGTGGCCGCGGGCGGTGCTCAGCGACTGATCGATGCCGGTGTGACCGTGTCCTCGGGCGTCCTCGCCGACGAGGTGTGCGGCGGGCCGCTGCGGGAGTGGCTGCACCGCCAGCGCACCGGCCGGCCTCATGTGACGTGGAAATTCGCGGCCAGCGTCGATGGCCGCAGTGCCGCGGCCGACGGCACGAGCCAGTGGATCACCGGCCCGGCCGCCCGGGCCGACGTGCACCGGCACCGCGGGGTGGCCGACGCCATCGTCGTCGGAACCGGCACTGTGCTGGCCGACGACCCGTCGCTGACCGCCCGCCTGCCCGACGGCACCCTGGCGGCGCGTCAGCCGCTCCGGGTGGTGGTCGGGGAACGTGAGATCTCGTCCGAGTCGAACGTGCTCAACGACGATTCGCGCACCATGGTGATCCGGACGCACGACCCGTTGGAGGTGCTCCAGGCGCTGTCGGACCGGACCGACGTGATCCTCGAGGGCGGCCCGACGCTCGCCGGGGCGTTCGTCCGGGCCGGGTTGGTGGACCGGATTCTCGCGTATCTGGCGCCGATGCTGCTGGGCGGACCGATCACGGCGATCGACGATGTCGGCGTGCCGACCATCTCGCAGGCCCGCCGCTGGCGTTTCGACGGGGTTGCCACGGTCGGTGCCGACGTGCGCCTCAGCCTGGTGCCGAACTGA
- a CDS encoding LppX_LprAFG lipoprotein, with product MQTRKRSAMLVSLLSTAMAGVLLVSGCSKSEAPSTPLPDAATLLKQSADTTRGQQSVHLVLTVNGKIAKMTVTKLTGDMTLTPAVAGQGKANLSVGGMGVQDAPFVVYDNHLYASLSAGGPLSDFGPADAIYDISAILRPETGLANILDNFTDAKAVGREDINGVKTVKVTGTVSADAVNKIAPQLKVTNALPGTAWIEEGGNHQLAQAQLETSPGNSLQMTLTDWGKPVTVNKPDVQ from the coding sequence ATGCAGACGCGCAAACGCTCCGCCATGCTTGTTTCCCTACTCTCCACCGCGATGGCCGGGGTGCTCCTGGTCTCGGGCTGCTCCAAGTCCGAGGCACCCTCGACCCCGCTGCCCGACGCAGCCACGCTGCTCAAGCAGTCCGCCGACACCACCCGCGGCCAGCAGAGCGTGCACCTGGTTCTGACCGTCAACGGCAAGATCGCCAAGATGACGGTGACCAAGCTCACCGGTGACATGACGCTGACCCCGGCCGTCGCCGGCCAGGGCAAGGCCAACCTGTCGGTGGGCGGCATGGGCGTCCAGGACGCCCCGTTCGTGGTCTACGACAACCACCTGTACGCCTCGCTGTCGGCCGGTGGCCCCCTGTCCGACTTCGGCCCCGCCGACGCCATCTACGACATCTCGGCGATCCTGCGCCCGGAGACCGGCCTGGCCAACATCCTGGACAACTTCACCGATGCCAAGGCCGTGGGTCGCGAAGACATCAACGGCGTGAAGACCGTGAAGGTCACCGGCACCGTCAGTGCCGACGCAGTCAACAAGATCGCTCCGCAGCTGAAGGTCACCAACGCGCTGCCGGGTACCGCCTGGATCGAAGAGGGCGGCAACCACCAGCTGGCGCAGGCGCAGCTGGAGACCAGCCCGGGCAACAGCCTGCAGATGACCCTGACGGATTGGGGTAAGCCGGTCACCGTCAACAAGCCCGACGTTCAGTAA